From the Kitasatospora viridis genome, one window contains:
- a CDS encoding YfhO family protein has product MRELTGSAGAGAAAVGVYCGALAWHRTWPFGAPMRGGTVLAEQVVPLQTHLWDVLRGQGGDLLVNWDSGYGVPFLPDLATDLLNPCDWPGLLLPRDQQALGLFLGVLLALGLGTGLMAHFLGRLAAGPVAVRGLLAVGYGLCAWVLVAGVGRPAWLWGLVALPLLGLAFDRCLRRTGWPLGALAVAVCWLGDFYTAATASLGAGLVLVLRLLVARSRWRERLRALLRALAMAAVGIAAAAPLLWVTFEAGRAGQPAAVVHPVAPGLTDYLGQLLPGGLAARALPDVFVGVPALLLVAALPFNRRVRLRERVAWPLALALVAASFVWRPSILLWHVSTAPEGNPYRSTFVLSGLLTMAAWVCLARRPRLPALAGGALLVALLAALVDARGSTRPISWGLLGAGVPLAVLAVPALAGAARQRRVALAVLGGVVLVGSGWAAGSVLVQRDRRAGSGPVPSAGALRAARAALLAAGPRWPAGRADPGPHVFTGNDPMLFGAQGGGYRSDYLPARTAQALHALGAGWLLQGRQTSSFADPVGQALFGVTASLGGDLTVRRAPALPLVTVQRSAAPADQSSLWARQQAVLGATVYQVPPLVPGGGPAPTDHGSSGWSLPTTPDGGPGTELTGRCTPGRAAFLYAPYLAGAVSWPGGSLAADGQQNATALPVLALGPVPADGVVRVTVRVGLATQVPARPFGCLDQGALAAAVAAGRASGSSRPTVSGHTVSAVLPHGSSGTAGLSVPAVPGWRCGVDGGAPRSAGQTPAGLLAVPLGTGADRLECAFRQPGLAPGLRVAAGAGAVWLLVAAWTWWRRRARPGLPG; this is encoded by the coding sequence ATGCGTGAACTCACGGGCAGTGCCGGGGCCGGGGCGGCGGCGGTCGGCGTGTACTGCGGGGCGCTCGCCTGGCACCGGACGTGGCCGTTCGGGGCGCCGATGCGGGGCGGGACGGTGCTGGCCGAGCAGGTGGTGCCGTTGCAGACGCACCTGTGGGACGTGCTGCGCGGGCAGGGCGGCGACCTGCTGGTGAACTGGGACAGCGGCTACGGCGTGCCGTTCCTGCCGGACCTCGCGACCGACCTGCTCAACCCGTGCGACTGGCCCGGCCTGCTGCTCCCCCGCGACCAGCAGGCGCTCGGACTGTTCCTCGGCGTGCTGCTCGCGCTGGGGCTGGGCACCGGGCTGATGGCGCACTTCCTCGGACGGCTGGCCGCCGGGCCGGTGGCGGTCCGCGGGCTGCTGGCGGTGGGCTACGGGCTGTGCGCCTGGGTGCTGGTGGCCGGGGTGGGGCGGCCGGCCTGGCTCTGGGGGCTGGTCGCGCTGCCGCTGCTCGGGCTGGCCTTCGACCGCTGCCTGCGGCGCACCGGGTGGCCGCTCGGCGCGCTCGCGGTGGCGGTGTGCTGGCTGGGCGACTTCTACACCGCCGCCACCGCCTCGCTCGGCGCCGGCCTGGTGCTGGTGCTGCGGCTGCTGGTGGCCCGCTCCCGGTGGCGGGAGCGGCTGCGCGCGCTGCTGCGGGCGCTCGCGATGGCGGCGGTCGGCATCGCGGCGGCGGCGCCGCTGCTCTGGGTGACCTTCGAGGCGGGCCGGGCCGGGCAGCCGGCCGCCGTGGTGCACCCGGTGGCGCCCGGGCTGACCGACTACCTGGGCCAGCTGCTGCCCGGCGGGCTGGCGGCCCGGGCGCTGCCGGACGTCTTCGTGGGCGTGCCGGCCCTGCTGCTGGTGGCCGCGCTGCCGTTCAACCGGCGGGTCCGGCTGCGCGAGCGGGTGGCCTGGCCGCTCGCCCTGGCGCTGGTGGCGGCCTCCTTCGTGTGGCGGCCGAGCATCCTGCTCTGGCACGTGTCGACCGCGCCGGAGGGCAATCCGTACCGCTCGACCTTCGTGCTCAGCGGGCTGCTGACCATGGCAGCCTGGGTCTGCCTGGCGCGCCGGCCGCGGCTCCCGGCGCTGGCCGGCGGGGCCCTGCTGGTGGCGCTGCTGGCCGCGCTGGTGGACGCGCGCGGCTCGACCCGGCCGATCAGCTGGGGGCTGCTGGGCGCCGGGGTGCCGTTGGCCGTGCTCGCGGTGCCGGCGCTGGCCGGGGCGGCGCGGCAGCGGCGGGTGGCGCTCGCGGTGCTGGGGGGCGTGGTGCTGGTCGGCTCGGGCTGGGCGGCCGGCTCGGTGCTGGTGCAGCGGGACCGGCGGGCGGGCAGCGGGCCGGTGCCCTCGGCCGGGGCCTTGCGGGCGGCCCGGGCGGCGCTGCTGGCGGCCGGGCCGCGGTGGCCGGCCGGGCGGGCCGATCCGGGGCCGCACGTCTTCACCGGCAACGACCCGATGCTGTTCGGCGCACAGGGCGGCGGCTACCGCAGCGACTACCTGCCGGCGCGGACCGCGCAGGCCCTGCACGCGCTGGGCGCGGGCTGGCTGTTGCAGGGCCGGCAGACGTCGAGCTTCGCCGATCCCGTGGGCCAGGCGCTGTTCGGGGTGACCGCCTCGCTGGGCGGGGACCTGACGGTGCGCCGGGCGCCGGCGCTGCCGTTGGTGACGGTGCAGCGGTCGGCGGCGCCGGCCGACCAGTCCTCGCTGTGGGCCCGGCAGCAGGCGGTGTTGGGCGCGACCGTGTACCAGGTGCCGCCGCTGGTGCCGGGCGGTGGACCGGCGCCGACCGACCACGGCAGCAGCGGCTGGTCGCTGCCGACCACGCCGGACGGCGGGCCGGGCACCGAGCTGACCGGGCGCTGCACGCCGGGCCGCGCGGCCTTCCTCTACGCGCCCTACCTGGCGGGCGCGGTGAGTTGGCCGGGCGGCTCGCTGGCGGCGGACGGGCAGCAGAACGCCACCGCGCTGCCGGTGCTGGCGCTGGGTCCGGTGCCGGCCGACGGGGTGGTGCGGGTGACGGTGCGGGTGGGGCTGGCCACCCAGGTGCCGGCCCGCCCGTTCGGCTGCCTGGACCAGGGCGCGCTGGCGGCGGCCGTGGCGGCGGGGCGGGCGAGCGGGTCGAGTCGGCCGACCGTCTCCGGACACACCGTCAGTGCCGTTCTGCCGCACGGGAGTTCGGGTACTGCCGGGCTGTCGGTGCCGGCCGTGCCGGGGTGGCGGTGCGGGGTGGACGGGGGTGCGCCGCGCTCCGCCGGGCAGACCCCGGCCGGCCTGCTCGCGGTGCCGCTGGGCACCGGGGCGGACCGGCTGGAGTGTGCCTTCCGGCAGCCCGGGCTGGCTCCGGGGCTGCGGGTCGCGGCGGGCGCGGGTGCGGTCTGGCTGCTGGTCGCGGCCTGGACCTGGTGGCGCCGCCGCGCCCGGCCCGGGTTGCCGGGCTAG